A window of Cellulomonas fimi contains these coding sequences:
- a CDS encoding TadA family conjugal transfer-associated ATPase — translation MTTASGRAPRRGPVDAGFLDEVRTLLTAGPGAATDDDVRAAVDATVRRRGSVVGSSGLAGLVRTVRDEVYGAGPLQHLLDDPDVTDVLVNAPDEVWVERAGRLRRTGVHLGTAGDVRTLAVRLAAAGGQRLDEASPTVDARLPDGTRLHAVLPPVAGACTLLSLRAVRVRALSVVELVAGGTLAPALVPVVRALVAARANLLVSGATGSGKTTLLAALLSLVPADERIVVIEESGELAPQHPHVVRLLARHANVEGTGRVDLADLVRQSLRMRPDRIVLGECRGAEVREVLTALNTGHDGGCATVHANAAADVPARLEALAALAGLSRDAVAAQAASAFDAVLHLRRTSDGTRYLAEVGVVRRSATGELEVARALRATAAGVVTVEPAWTELAGRLGLPSAGLDGLGARQRRAAAPSLRQIAPAVRAEGPADAG, via the coding sequence ATGACCACGGCGAGCGGACGCGCACCACGCCGCGGCCCCGTCGACGCCGGCTTCCTCGACGAGGTGCGGACGCTCCTCACGGCCGGTCCGGGCGCCGCGACCGACGACGACGTGCGCGCGGCGGTCGACGCGACGGTCCGGCGGCGCGGCTCGGTCGTCGGGTCCAGCGGCCTCGCCGGTCTCGTCCGGACGGTCCGCGACGAGGTCTACGGCGCCGGCCCGCTGCAGCACCTGCTCGACGACCCCGACGTCACCGACGTGCTCGTCAACGCCCCCGACGAGGTGTGGGTCGAGCGCGCGGGCCGGCTGCGGCGCACCGGCGTCCATCTCGGCACCGCTGGCGACGTCCGCACGCTCGCGGTCCGGCTCGCCGCCGCGGGCGGCCAGAGGCTCGACGAGGCCAGCCCGACGGTCGACGCCCGCCTGCCCGACGGCACCCGTCTGCACGCCGTCCTGCCGCCCGTCGCCGGGGCGTGCACGCTGCTCAGCCTGCGGGCCGTCCGCGTGCGCGCGCTCTCGGTCGTCGAGCTCGTCGCCGGCGGGACGCTGGCGCCCGCGCTGGTGCCCGTCGTCCGGGCGCTCGTCGCCGCGCGCGCGAACCTGCTGGTGTCCGGCGCGACGGGGTCGGGCAAGACGACGCTTCTCGCCGCGCTGCTCTCGCTCGTACCGGCCGACGAGCGCATCGTCGTCATCGAGGAGTCGGGCGAGCTCGCCCCGCAGCACCCGCACGTGGTCCGGCTGCTCGCGCGCCACGCGAACGTCGAGGGCACCGGTCGGGTGGACCTCGCCGACCTCGTCCGGCAGTCGCTGCGGATGCGGCCGGACCGGATCGTCCTCGGCGAGTGCCGAGGCGCCGAGGTCCGTGAGGTCCTGACCGCGCTCAACACCGGGCACGACGGCGGGTGCGCCACCGTCCACGCCAACGCCGCTGCCGACGTGCCCGCGCGGCTCGAAGCGCTCGCCGCGCTCGCCGGGCTGTCGCGCGACGCGGTCGCCGCCCAGGCCGCGAGCGCGTTCGACGCGGTCCTGCACCTGCGCCGCACCTCCGACGGCACGCGTTACCTCGCCGAGGTCGGTGTGGTCCGCCGCTCCGCGACGGGCGAGCTCGAGGTCGCCCGTGCCCTGCGCGCCACCGCGGCGGGGGTCGTGACGGTGGAACCCGCCTGGACGGAGCTCGCCGGTCGACTCGGTCTGCCGTCCGCGGGCCTCGACGGCCTCGGCGCGCGGCAGCGGAGAGCCGCCGCACCGTCACTCCGGCAGATCGCCCCGGCCGTGCGGGCGGAGGGACCGGCCGATGCGGGGTGA
- a CDS encoding formate/nitrite transporter family protein, whose product MLPISDAALAQADAARHKVDLMATPGVFLVRTMLAGAYIGIGVLILATAGGPLEAAGSGFAPLVKGLVFGVALTIVVVAGAELATSAMMILTQGAMLGRVPWGRAGLTLLAVTGGNLLGSMAFAALVHVSGVVGPGTAGGATIATMLEHKAHESGGQLFVRGILCNLLVCLAIWCGARLKSEGAKIALVFACVMVFITSGFEHVVANMTTFSLGLLGGLPGATVAEMARNLALVGLGNLVGGAVLVGAAYAYGVRAPRAAPQVARWQAQELDEAAEPLGVTAAHRVVEMGLPGRAPHDTPLPTGEAVPAAIR is encoded by the coding sequence GTGCTCCCCATCTCCGACGCCGCGCTCGCGCAGGCCGACGCGGCGCGCCACAAGGTCGACCTCATGGCGACGCCGGGCGTGTTCCTCGTCCGCACGATGCTCGCCGGCGCCTACATCGGCATCGGTGTCCTGATCCTCGCGACGGCGGGCGGCCCGCTCGAGGCCGCGGGGTCGGGCTTCGCGCCGCTGGTCAAGGGCCTGGTCTTCGGGGTCGCGCTGACGATCGTCGTCGTCGCCGGGGCGGAGCTCGCGACCTCCGCGATGATGATCCTCACGCAGGGCGCGATGCTCGGACGCGTGCCGTGGGGCCGCGCGGGCCTGACGCTGCTCGCCGTGACCGGTGGGAACCTGCTCGGGTCGATGGCGTTCGCCGCGCTCGTGCACGTGTCGGGGGTGGTCGGCCCCGGGACGGCGGGCGGCGCGACGATCGCGACGATGCTCGAGCACAAGGCGCACGAGTCGGGCGGGCAGCTGTTCGTCCGCGGCATCCTGTGCAACCTGCTCGTCTGCCTCGCGATCTGGTGCGGTGCGCGGCTGAAGAGCGAGGGCGCCAAGATCGCGCTCGTGTTCGCGTGCGTCATGGTCTTCATCACGTCGGGCTTCGAGCACGTCGTCGCGAACATGACGACGTTCTCGCTCGGCCTGCTCGGCGGGCTGCCGGGCGCGACGGTCGCGGAGATGGCGCGCAACCTCGCGCTCGTCGGGCTGGGGAACCTGGTCGGCGGCGCCGTGCTCGTCGGCGCGGCCTACGCGTACGGGGTCCGCGCACCGCGGGCCGCCCCGCAGGTCGCGCGGTGGCAGGCGCAGGAGCTCGACGAGGCCGCGGAGCCGCTCGGCGTCACGGCCGCGCACCGGGTGGTCGAGATGGGCCTGCCGGGTCGCGCCCCGCACGACACGCCCCTGCCGACCGGCGAGGCGGTGCCTGCGGCAATACGGTGA
- the ssd gene encoding septum site-determining protein Ssd, translating to MDALVRSRPPMTAGHPTEAVVPRRETDGLPASVTPIDRRWPAVATTPSPRAMVVGVVGARGGAGTSSLAAALARALAGSTATVLVDLDRGCGGVDVLLGLEGADGVRWPDLADARGDVDGADLVALLPRWGACAVLSADRARPQPPEPAVVADVLHALSRTVGALVLDLDRSGVVAGESVAAVCDTVLVVAPRDLRATAGALALRPVLDVPGADLGLVVRGPAPGGLGAAEIAEAVGLPVRAVLPVDRRLAAGTEHAGIPASGPFCRAVRRLAAGLTR from the coding sequence ATGGACGCGCTCGTGCGCTCCCGGCCGCCGATGACGGCAGGGCACCCGACGGAGGCCGTCGTGCCGCGGCGGGAGACCGACGGGCTGCCGGCGTCGGTGACGCCGATCGACCGGCGATGGCCCGCCGTCGCCACCACGCCGTCGCCGCGAGCGATGGTCGTGGGCGTCGTGGGGGCACGCGGCGGGGCAGGCACCTCCAGCCTCGCGGCCGCGCTCGCCCGTGCGCTCGCGGGATCGACCGCGACGGTCCTCGTCGACCTGGACCGCGGCTGCGGCGGCGTCGACGTGCTGCTCGGGCTCGAGGGGGCGGACGGCGTGCGCTGGCCCGACCTCGCCGACGCCCGCGGTGACGTCGACGGCGCCGACCTCGTGGCGCTCCTGCCCCGGTGGGGCGCGTGCGCCGTGCTGAGCGCCGACCGCGCCCGACCGCAGCCGCCCGAACCGGCGGTCGTCGCCGACGTCCTGCACGCGCTCTCGCGCACCGTCGGCGCGCTCGTGCTCGACCTCGACCGCTCCGGGGTCGTCGCGGGCGAGTCGGTCGCCGCCGTCTGCGACACCGTGCTCGTCGTCGCACCGCGCGACCTGCGCGCGACGGCCGGAGCCCTCGCGCTGCGTCCCGTGCTCGACGTGCCCGGCGCGGACCTCGGGCTCGTCGTCCGTGGTCCGGCGCCGGGCGGGCTCGGCGCGGCCGAGATCGCGGAGGCCGTCGGCCTGCCTGTGCGCGCGGTGCTGCCCGTCGACCGCAGGCTCGCGGCCGGGACCGAGCACGCGGGCATCCCGGCGAGCGGACCGTTCTGCCGGGCGGTCCGCCGCCTCGCAGCAGGGCTCACGCGATGA
- a CDS encoding NAD-dependent malic enzyme, with protein sequence MASPSVSSSITARLQVQARPTAVSELTTAIEEAGGIVTALDVTASGHEQMTVDVTCATRGEQHAADIVATLKDLHGVHVDRVSDRTFLMHLGGKLSIESKVPLRNRDDLSMAYTPGVARVCEAIAARPEDARRLTIKRNTIAVVTDGTAVLGLGNIGPLAALPVMEGKAVLFKRFAGIDAFPLVLDTTDVDQIVETVVAIAPAFAGINLEDISAPRCFEVERRLRERLDIPVFHDDQHGTAIVVVAALTNALKVVRKEIGAVRIVLSGAGAAGTAVLRLLLEAGARDVVVADIEGVVHADRPGLPESLRWTASVTNPRGVTGTIPQALAGADVFIGVSAPDVITAQDVSTMGRDAIVFALANPRPEVDPDDAARYAAVVGTGRSDFANQINNVLAFPGLFRGLLDAQSHKITDRMLLAAAYALASTVADDELNPTYIVPSVFHPDVATVVAAAVEREARADAEATATA encoded by the coding sequence ATGGCCTCGCCGAGCGTGTCCTCGTCCATCACCGCCCGGCTCCAGGTGCAGGCCAGACCGACGGCGGTGAGCGAGCTGACGACCGCCATCGAGGAGGCCGGCGGGATCGTCACCGCGCTCGACGTGACCGCGTCGGGGCACGAGCAGATGACGGTCGACGTCACGTGCGCGACGCGCGGCGAGCAGCACGCGGCGGACATCGTCGCGACGCTCAAGGACCTGCACGGCGTGCACGTCGACCGGGTGAGCGACCGGACGTTCCTCATGCACCTCGGCGGCAAGCTGTCGATCGAGTCGAAGGTGCCGCTGCGCAACCGCGACGACCTGTCGATGGCGTACACGCCGGGCGTCGCGCGGGTGTGCGAGGCGATCGCGGCCCGCCCGGAGGACGCCCGACGCCTGACGATCAAGCGGAACACGATCGCGGTCGTCACGGACGGCACGGCGGTGCTGGGGCTGGGCAACATCGGACCGCTCGCGGCGCTGCCCGTGATGGAGGGCAAGGCGGTGCTGTTCAAGCGGTTCGCGGGCATCGACGCGTTCCCGCTGGTCCTGGACACGACGGACGTCGACCAGATCGTCGAGACGGTCGTCGCGATCGCGCCCGCGTTCGCGGGGATCAACCTGGAGGACATCTCGGCGCCGCGGTGCTTCGAGGTGGAGCGGCGGCTGCGCGAGCGGCTCGACATCCCGGTGTTCCACGACGACCAGCACGGCACGGCGATCGTCGTGGTCGCGGCGCTGACGAACGCGCTCAAGGTGGTCCGCAAGGAGATCGGCGCGGTGCGGATCGTCCTGTCGGGTGCGGGTGCGGCGGGCACGGCGGTGCTGCGGCTGCTGCTGGAGGCCGGTGCGCGCGACGTGGTCGTCGCCGACATCGAGGGCGTCGTGCACGCGGACCGCCCCGGCCTGCCGGAGTCGCTGCGCTGGACCGCGTCGGTGACGAACCCGCGGGGCGTGACGGGCACGATCCCGCAGGCGCTCGCCGGTGCGGACGTCTTCATCGGGGTGTCCGCGCCGGACGTCATCACGGCCCAGGACGTCTCGACGATGGGGCGCGACGCGATCGTCTTCGCGCTCGCGAACCCGCGGCCCGAGGTGGACCCCGACGACGCCGCCCGTTACGCGGCGGTGGTCGGCACGGGCCGGTCGGACTTCGCGAACCAGATCAACAACGTGCTCGCGTTCCCCGGGCTGTTCCGCGGGCTGCTCGACGCGCAGTCGCACAAGATCACCGACCGGATGCTGCTCGCGGCGGCGTACGCGCTGGCGTCGACGGTCGCCGACGACGAGCTCAACCCGACGTACATCGTGCCGAGCGTCTTCCATCCCGATGTCGCGACGGTCGTCGCGGCGGCCGTCGAGCGCGAAGCGCGGGCCGACGCGGAGGCGACCGCGACCGCCTGA
- a CDS encoding HAD family hydrolase gives MDDSPTGPTAAPPGAAPAAAFFDLDKTIIATSSATAFSRPFMAGGLLTRRSVLRTAYAQFLYLVGGADEAQTERLRAQLSRMVTGWDVAQVSSIVAETLHESIDPAVYAEAVALIEEHHEAGHDVVIVSASGSEIVEPIAAVLGADHVIATRMGVRDGRYTGDIDFYAYGENKATAIRELAEARGYDLASSYAYSDSITDMPMLAAVGHGFAVNPDRALRRVAAERGWGTLSFSRPVALFSLPRPSGRTVVTAAVLVAVGAVLGWLAWRQRRRTR, from the coding sequence ATGGACGACAGCCCGACCGGCCCGACGGCCGCGCCGCCCGGTGCGGCCCCGGCGGCGGCGTTCTTCGACCTCGACAAGACGATCATCGCGACGTCCTCCGCGACCGCGTTCTCGCGACCGTTCATGGCCGGCGGGCTGCTGACGCGCCGCTCGGTGCTGCGGACGGCGTACGCGCAGTTCCTCTACCTGGTCGGCGGGGCGGACGAGGCGCAGACGGAGCGGCTGCGGGCGCAGCTGTCGCGCATGGTGACGGGCTGGGACGTCGCGCAGGTGTCGTCGATCGTCGCCGAGACGCTGCACGAGTCCATCGACCCCGCCGTGTACGCGGAGGCGGTCGCGCTGATCGAGGAGCACCACGAGGCGGGGCACGACGTCGTCATCGTGTCGGCGTCGGGGAGCGAGATCGTCGAGCCCATCGCCGCGGTGCTGGGGGCCGACCACGTGATCGCGACCCGGATGGGGGTCCGCGACGGGCGGTACACCGGCGACATCGACTTCTACGCGTACGGCGAGAACAAGGCGACGGCGATCCGCGAGCTCGCCGAGGCGCGCGGCTACGACCTGGCGTCGAGCTACGCGTACTCGGACTCGATCACCGACATGCCGATGCTCGCCGCCGTCGGGCACGGGTTCGCGGTGAACCCGGACCGGGCGCTGCGGCGGGTCGCGGCCGAACGCGGGTGGGGGACGCTGTCGTTCAGCCGCCCGGTGGCGTTGTTCTCGTTGCCGCGCCCGTCGGGCCGGACCGTCGTCACCGCCGCGGTGCTCGTCGCGGTCGGCGCGGTGCTCGGGTGGCTCGCGTGGCGGCAGCGGCGTCGCACCCGCTGA
- a CDS encoding type II secretion system F family protein — protein MEVDAVLVLALVEAALTTGTAISTALGAVGRATGGTSGAALERAGSALVLGAAWSTAWAGAPPSVRPVRDALESAWTAGAPPVPGLRARADRLRRERRRAVRTAAARLAVHLVLPLGACFLPAFVLVGLVPIVLSLAGGLVVLP, from the coding sequence GTGGAGGTCGACGCGGTACTGGTGCTCGCGCTCGTCGAGGCGGCGCTCACGACGGGCACCGCCATCTCCACGGCGCTCGGGGCCGTCGGGCGCGCGACCGGGGGCACGTCGGGTGCCGCGCTCGAACGTGCTGGATCGGCGCTCGTGCTCGGAGCCGCCTGGTCGACCGCCTGGGCGGGGGCACCACCGTCGGTCCGGCCCGTGCGGGACGCGCTCGAGAGCGCGTGGACCGCGGGCGCACCACCCGTCCCCGGGCTTCGTGCGCGGGCGGACCGGCTGCGCCGGGAGCGCCGACGCGCGGTGCGGACCGCAGCAGCGCGTCTCGCCGTCCACCTCGTGCTGCCGCTCGGCGCGTGCTTCCTCCCCGCGTTCGTGCTGGTGGGGCTCGTGCCGATCGTGCTGTCGCTCGCGGGCGGACTCGTCGTGCTCCCCTGA
- a CDS encoding Fic family protein — protein sequence MPADPLAPLVDLAGVADAVDAARAACEGLRWHEAYRRRWREVRAEAGLRGARASAAVDGARVTLDVARGLATGAGGLDAGSTGRPRTARPDPHVERALGAVRAAAAVERLMPDLGARGSATLPPLPQLLARLHAAASAGWLDDAAVGRVRGAAAPQDLTGLGPAPAGDEVAARLELLGRTVATTRAPALVVAAVVHGELLTLRPFAAGNGVVARAVARLLVTTRGLDPTGSVVAEGGWASTPQAYLGAAAGFATGTPDGVAGWLRGSAAAVVDGVERARLVADGVLAGRLPSD from the coding sequence GTGCCCGCCGACCCGCTCGCCCCGCTCGTCGACCTGGCCGGCGTCGCCGACGCCGTGGACGCCGCGCGCGCCGCGTGCGAGGGGCTGCGGTGGCACGAGGCGTACCGGCGACGGTGGCGCGAGGTCCGGGCCGAGGCAGGCCTGCGCGGCGCGCGGGCCAGCGCGGCCGTCGACGGTGCGCGCGTGACGCTGGACGTCGCGCGCGGGCTCGCGACGGGCGCCGGGGGCCTGGACGCCGGCTCGACCGGTCGGCCACGCACCGCGCGGCCGGACCCGCACGTCGAGCGCGCGCTCGGCGCGGTGCGTGCGGCCGCCGCCGTCGAGCGCCTGATGCCCGACCTCGGCGCGCGCGGGTCCGCGACGCTCCCGCCCCTCCCGCAGCTCCTGGCACGGCTGCACGCCGCGGCGAGCGCGGGCTGGCTGGACGACGCCGCGGTCGGGCGTGTGCGCGGTGCGGCCGCCCCGCAGGACCTCACGGGACTCGGACCCGCACCCGCCGGCGACGAGGTGGCGGCGCGCCTCGAGCTGCTCGGCCGGACCGTCGCGACCACGCGCGCTCCGGCGCTCGTCGTCGCCGCCGTCGTGCACGGGGAGCTGCTCACCCTGCGGCCGTTCGCGGCGGGCAACGGCGTCGTCGCGCGCGCCGTCGCGCGGCTGCTCGTCACGACCCGCGGGCTCGACCCGACCGGTTCCGTCGTCGCGGAGGGCGGCTGGGCTTCGACGCCGCAGGCCTACCTCGGGGCCGCGGCCGGGTTCGCGACGGGGACGCCCGACGGGGTCGCCGGGTGGCTGCGGGGGAGTGCGGCGGCCGTCGTCGACGGGGTCGAGCGGGCACGGCTGGTCGCCGACGGGGTGCTCGCCGGTCGGCTCCCGTCGGACTGA
- a CDS encoding NADH:flavin oxidoreductase/NADH oxidase codes for MTRLFSPLTLRGTTFANRAWLAPMCMYSAVDGHPTDWHLVHLGARASGGYGLLLAEATAVVAEGRISPRDTGLWDDAHVASWRRVTDFVHARGTRIGVQLAHAGRKASTRAPFEAVEGSVGVDEGGWATLGPGAEPFPGLDAPTAMTTEQVAAVPAQFAAAGRRALDAGFDVVEVHAAHGYLLHQFLSPLTNTRDDEYGGSPENRARLLVETVDAVRAVWPDDLPLLVRVSATDWVPGGLDVADVAAVVKDLAGHGVDLVDVSTGGNAPATIPVGPGYQVPAARTVRETSGLPVAAVGLITSPEQAEQALVDGAADAVLLGRVALRDPSWPLRAAHELGVTTGVLPVADGVSDVAGLPEVTGWQPQYVRGAWR; via the coding sequence GTGACCCGACTGTTCTCCCCGCTCACCCTCCGCGGCACCACGTTCGCCAACCGCGCGTGGCTCGCGCCCATGTGCATGTACTCCGCCGTCGACGGCCACCCGACCGACTGGCACCTCGTGCACCTCGGTGCGCGCGCATCCGGCGGCTACGGCCTGCTGCTCGCGGAGGCCACCGCCGTCGTCGCCGAGGGCCGGATCTCGCCGCGCGACACCGGTCTGTGGGACGACGCGCACGTCGCGTCGTGGCGGCGGGTCACCGACTTCGTGCACGCGCGTGGGACGCGCATCGGCGTCCAGCTCGCGCACGCCGGGCGCAAGGCGTCGACGCGTGCGCCGTTCGAGGCCGTCGAGGGGTCCGTGGGCGTCGACGAGGGCGGCTGGGCCACTCTCGGGCCGGGGGCCGAGCCGTTCCCCGGGCTCGACGCGCCGACCGCGATGACGACCGAGCAGGTCGCCGCGGTCCCGGCGCAGTTCGCGGCCGCCGGCCGACGCGCGCTCGACGCCGGGTTCGACGTCGTCGAGGTGCACGCCGCGCACGGCTACCTGCTGCACCAGTTCCTCTCGCCGCTCACCAACACGCGCGACGACGAGTACGGCGGCTCGCCCGAGAACCGCGCGCGCCTGCTCGTCGAGACCGTCGACGCCGTGCGCGCCGTGTGGCCCGACGACCTGCCGCTGCTCGTGCGCGTCTCCGCGACCGACTGGGTGCCCGGCGGCCTCGACGTCGCCGACGTCGCCGCCGTCGTGAAGGACCTCGCCGGGCACGGCGTCGACCTCGTCGACGTCTCCACGGGCGGCAACGCGCCCGCGACGATCCCCGTCGGACCGGGCTACCAGGTGCCCGCCGCGCGCACCGTGCGCGAGACGTCCGGCCTCCCCGTCGCCGCGGTCGGTCTCATCACGTCGCCCGAGCAGGCCGAGCAGGCGCTCGTCGACGGTGCCGCCGACGCCGTGCTCCTGGGACGCGTCGCGCTGCGCGACCCGTCGTGGCCGCTGCGCGCCGCGCACGAGCTGGGCGTCACGACCGGCGTGCTCCCGGTCGCCGACGGAGTGTCCGACGTCGCCGGCCTGCCCGAGGTCACCGGGTGGCAGCCGCAGTACGTGCGGGGCGCCTGGCGCTGA